The sequence gaccaattaacctactaaccagtacttcTTCAGACAATGGGAGGATCGTGCAAGATCCCTGCGGGCGGTGTGCGAACTGACCTCGGAACTCCCACACCCCCAACTTTAATACCATCGCGGTAACCACTGACACCGGGGTAGGCGCATCTCACAGACAGCACCCAGAGGGTGATAATCAGTCACACAGCTTGCCggttggccctttggcccatccactcTCTGCTCAACTGCTAGGCTGACcagtctcattgacctgcacgTGGCTAGACGCCGCCCAGCCAAGCTTGTCCTATTTGTCGCATGATCTTTattccactaaacctttcctggGATGCATAGACAGTGTGTTGTCCTACTGATATTCTGTTTGGAGATAAATATTGGCCAAGACACTGTGGAAAAtcctctgcccctcccacagtcacTAAACAGTCTGGATCTCCCTCACAGTCACTGAACAGTCTGGATCTCCCTCACAGTCACTAAACAGTCTGGATCTCCCTCACAGTCACTGAACAGTATGGATCTCCCTCACAGTCACTAAACAGTCTGGATCTCCCTCACAGTCACTGAACAGTCTGGATCTCCCTCACAGTCACTGAACAGTCTGGAGCTCTATCACAGTCACCGAACAGTCTGGATCTCCCTCACAGTCACTGAACAGTCTGGAGCTCCCTCACAGTCACTGAACAGTCTGGATCTCCCTCACAGTCACTGAACAGTCTGGATCTCCCTCACAGTCACTAAACAGTCTGGATCTCCCTCACAGTCACTAAACAGTCTGGAGCTCCCTCACAGTCACTGAACAGTCTGGAGCTCCCTCACAGTCACTGAACAGTCTGGAGCTCCCTCACAGTCACTGAACAGTCTGGAGCTCCCTCACACTGACATTACTGGCTCCAGGGTTGCCTCGCACCCACCACTTCAGGGAACTGAACTCAAGCAGAGAATTTATAAGTtatgttcaaaatgtttttgcacTGGCAATTTTAGAACCAAACCACATAGCAGGTTGTTAATGGAGGCTGTCATTGACTTGTTTAACGATGACTGTCACTGTTGTTCCTTGCTGCCTTGTTTAGTCACTTTATTCCGTTTTTCTCTGTTCTGCTCTTTCACTCCAGCGGTTTAGCCCCTTAAACTGCCTCACTCAGGCTTGCCTTAGTGTCTGCTGTCATTTGACTTCATGGAACCACCAGGTACACACACGCTGCCCAGCACGCGTGTCAAAGTGCTTTGCTTGCCCGCCCAGCTTTGCCCTTGCCCACTGCCCAACCCCAGACACTAATACACCAGATTTCTTTTCCTGACACTCGTCCTCTGCTTTCTTTAAACCCCTGCGCAAAAGCTCAATGCCTTAACTTCTCCGAACCAAGTGAAGTTGGCATTTCCTTCCTGCCAGGTTGCTGCGGGCAACCATTAATTGCTTGGCTTGGCGTGAATCCTTGCTCAACAAGTGCTGCCCAAGTGCTGTTGCTTTTACTCCTTGCTTTAATCGCCCACCCCCGCTGCACCATTGTGGGTTGGGATTTCGGAGTTCCTGCAGGGGGAACATTTCTCTTCACCTTGTCTAACACAGGTCGATGCCCTCTTGCAAGTGTTGGTTAGACCTTGTAAGATGTCTGCACCTAGCTATGTTTGGTTGTGATCAGGAGGAATGCAGCTCTGTGGCCCACCGTCTCCATGACAACAAGCAAATACCCATCTTGGCTTCTGGTCCTCGGCCTTCGGCACTTTGGTGATTCAAGTGCTTGCCtcaatattttttaaatgctGTAGGAGTCTCTGCCTCAGAAGTGGGACTGATATAGATGGGTACTTGATGGTTGGTGTGGACGGGCTGGGCTGACGGGCCTAGTTTTCGGCTGTATGGCTCAGGCAGACTCTATCAACCCCTGTTGTTCCTTAGAACCCTTCTGGACCTGTTGCTCCCTATGTTCTCTGCCACAGAGAAGATTATCCTACTGACTGCGCCCCTTAAGATTGCTCCAAAGCTCATGGTTTTTTTCATGAGGGAATCCAACAATAGTTCTGCTGTTTTTTTAGTTTTCCATTCCCTGCACTCCTTCGATCTTGTCCTAGGTGATGGGTGGTTTGTTGTGTTGGATGCGGTGTGACATCGGGAGGCTACGTCGACCGTTCACAGTCCCGGTGCCAGAGAATTAGACGGTTTAAGGCCGCACTTAATATGTGTCGTTTAGGTTCATGGCTGGTCTCAAGCTGTGTAAAAACGGTTGTGTTCAATTCAGTACACCATCAGGCCCACTGCTCTCAAATAAAGAAGTACCTtttttttacaaggatgttgccggggttgagttatagggaaagattgaataggtttggattTTATTtgctggagtgtaggagaaggaggggaggtttgatagaggtatacaaaactatgaggggtatagatagggtaaatgcaagcaggcttttcccagtgagattgggtgagacttggactagaggtcataggtttggggtgaaaggtgaaatgtttcagaggaacctgagggggagcttTTTCACTCGGAGGGTAGTGCGaagcaagctgccagcagaagtggtggatgcaaataAGAGAAAttcggtgcaggttgatggggctagacatggactagataggctgtaGAGCTGTATGACTACGTCTgtgattttctgctgctgtacACCATCCTCCATCACTGGAGATCAGAGTGGACATCTGGACTAATGGACACGCCCAGGATTTGGGTAATCAGGCTTGCCTGTGACAATTCAGCTAATGGCAGGGTACAGGGGGCTGAGGCTGTACTTGGGCActctgtacagttttggtcaccgggtTGAGGAAGGCCTGGTTAAACTGGACATGGTGCTGAAAAGATTtctgaggatgttgctgggattagtgggcctgagttatagggagaggttgtccGAGCTTGGGACTTCATACCTTGCAATAGAGAAGGTTGAGGGTCGACCTtctagaaacatttaaaattatgagaggcagagacttCTTGGAGTCCCGAGGAAGATGGCGACAGCAAACAATGCGACCGAGTGCAAAGTTCGCCAGACCACATTTTTCCCTTCCGCTTTGCTTTCTTTTACTTTCAAACGTGGTTCTGCTTCTGTGATCAGCATTTTGGTGGTGTGCTTTTCGGGCCGATTGAGCAGTCTGGTCTTTGCTGTCCCTGGGAGTGATTCGAACAAAGCCTGCGGCCCGGAGGCCGAGACGTAGCGCGAGCACCTCATCAACTCTATTTCTGTCCGATTAAGTtgccgaggaagattgaaatcattgaggcGAGTGCGGAGAGACGAGCTGGTGTTCAGTGCTGTCTACCAGCCTCTTGCACACTGCTGCCGGAGGAAAGTGTctgcgtgtgtctctctctctctctgtcgacgCTGTTGAAGGATTGTGCAGGAgttctgggtcttgggcaaggttgaATCGACGCTGTTTGTGGTTTGGACTCTGTAGCTGACGTTACGATGTGTTTCTGCTTTCCAGTTGCTCCTTTCTCGTTGCTAATTTAGGTGATTTTGAAACGGGACGGCCTggagataatgaacactgagctgaactgaatacagCTGGACTCTCTCGATTTtgtgcattggggggggggggctggtgtTCTTCTTTTAATGGGTGCTATTGTTTTGTTTTGTGGGGAGGACGAAACGCCCTTGTCCATCCTTTCAAACTTTGATAAGGTGGACGGGATTCATGTAGGGTAGAGGGGTCCAAAACTAGGGGCATGGATTcagggtgagagggggtaagaTTTAAAAAGGGTGGTGAGTATAGCAGAATGAGCTGCAGGGGAAGTGGTCAAGGCAGTTAGCATTGTGTCATTTACAATGCACGTGGAGGGGATTAGAGGGATGTGGGTGGACTGCAGGAAAGTGGGACTAGCTGGTTGGGGACTGCAGTCAgcttcaagtttattatcatcgaACTATCCAACCAAACGAAATGACCATAAAACAAACCATTACCATAGATAAATTAACATGTAATTCAAAAATGGATGTAGTGCACATCACGCTGGCTTGACGAGACCTCGGTGGGGGCAGGGTATTCATCCATCTCACAGCCAGAGGGAGGAAGCTGTTGCCCAGTCTGACAgttctagtcctgatgctcctgtacctcctcccagacgGTAATGGGTCAAAGATGTTGTGAGATGGGTtatagggatcctcaacaatgcttcaggcctTTCTTCCACAACGATGCCAGTAAATATCACAaatggaggtggggtggggggggagacccTGGCGATCGTCTGGGTGGGTTTTCACTCTCCTCTGTGCGTTCTGCAGCTTGCGTACcacacggtgatgcagccagacaggacactctgcACGCTGCTCCTGTGGGAAGTTGTTAGAATGAGGGTGggaaggcttgcatgcctcaatctcctcagaaagcgTAGAATCTGCTGTGCCTTCCTGACTggtgaggaggtgttgtgggtccaggttagaccgTCCGTTATGTGCACAGCAAGGAGCTTTGTgctgttccctctccccacagcagagccattgatgtgcaacaGAGGGAGGTCAAAGTCCAGAACCGTCTCCTGATCAGTCCTCATCactcacaaactgctggaggaattcagcaagttggGAAGCATTgacggaggagaataaacagttgactcttTATTCGCTTCCATATATTGCTGGGTAGACTTGCGGAGTACCTCCggcattgtttgtgtgtgttactcaagatttccagggtctgcagaatcacttgtgtgtcTGTTGGGGCCAAAGGGTCCGTAATCCATGTCGAATTGTTCTACAACTCTATGGAGAAGATTAAGTCAACATCTGTTGATCAGATGGTGGGAGAGAACATCGATAGGAGCAGATCAGAGGAGATAAAAGAAATGTGGAATGTTATTCTAGGAAAGGCAGTTCAACTAAAAGCATATTCTGGATTCGAAACGATTGGGTATGCTTCTGGGACATTACACTTAAAAGCAGTGCTTGACCACGCATGGGACTTCGAGGACATTTTTTCATACCAAGGGAGATGGAGTTGTGGAACACTGCCCATAAACAGGCCTAGCACTACTTCGGCTGTGATGGGAGTACAATTCCCGGTGCCGTGATTGAAGGGGTTTCCGATCTCCACCCGCATTCCACAGGCTTACAGTAGGTTGGGGTGAGGTTTGgcgagctgtgggcatgctgcgttggcactggaagtttgccaacacttgcaggctgcccccggcACAAACTCGGACTGTGATGGTCGTTGATGCAAAGGACGGAATTCACGTGAGATGTGAAGCTGATCCCATTTGCACCATGTTTTCGAGATTATGAGGGGAGGTGGGCAGGTGAAATAAGGTTTAGTTTAGTCGTGCGATGGTAGAGCAGATTGCAGGGGGCTGAATATCCTCCTCGTTATCCCAGTTAGCGTTGGCAGAGTTTCAGTTTCCTGCTCCGGATAATTTCCATTTGTGCGTGTTCTTTGTGAAGCCCGCAGCGTCATCGCCGGACGAGGAAAAGCTGTTCCGTTCGAGGAGATCCAAAACCCCAGTTCCCAAAGACCTCTCTGAGATTGACGTCCAGACGAACTGGACCAAGGCCCTCCCACTGCCCACTCCGGAGGAGAGAATGCGCCAACAAGCACAGGCCATCCAGACGGACGTCATCCCAATAAACGTAACAGGTACACAATGGGGTAAAGGACGGTGGTGGGGGGGTCGGCTAGACGGGTGATTGGCTCTGGCTCTGTCCTCCCCAGCGTTTCGAAGAATGaaagtggatctcattgaaacctctcgaatattgaaaggcctcaatagagtggatgtggagaggttgtttcctatagagggcacagcctcagaaggacatcccttcagaaaggagatgaggagaaatttctttagccagagggtggtgaatctgtggaatttgttgccacagatgactgcggggaccaagtcactgggtatgtagagcagaggttgattggttcttgattagtcagggcatcaaaggaaatggggaggagtcaggagagggataataaatcagctgtgatggaatggtggagcagactcgatgggccaaatggccgaattctgctcctttcTCTCATGTTAGTAGAGCCATTTGAGAAGGTCTTGAGTGGACTGTCAGAGCTAGGTGGTGGGGAAGACGGGTTCATAGTGCGGGTGTGTGCGGTAACAGTTACTCTGCTGCTCCCCATCAGGAGAGAGCTTTGACCGCCAGGCCAGCTGTAGGCGATCTCTCGTACACTCCGACAGCCCCCTGAGGCGCACGACGAAAATCAAACGGAGACGGACCATCACTGGCCTGCCTGAGGCCGTCCAGAAGGAACTAGGTATGGCTGCCAGAAATCGTATTTGTAGTCCTGCCCTGCTTTCTTCTCACCTGTGACCACGTGTGTACGTTTCTGCTAACCGGTGTTTTGcacctgaccccccaccccctccctctccagcacAGTTTGAGAGCAGGTAGCAAGATGGTCCAGGGTCCAGAATTGCCCCATTTgggaaaagccttgatagagtgtctGGGGAGAGAATGTTTTTAATAGtgtgagagtccaggaccagagggcacagcctcagaatagacggacGTCCCTCAGGACAGAGGAACTTCTTCGGCCAGAGGgcgatgaatttgtggaattccttgccgcactggagaccaagtcattgggtatatttaaaacagacacTCGTGACCAGTAAGGGCATCTaagattatgaggagaaggcaggagaacggggttgagagggaaaataactcAACcacgatggaatagcagagccgactcgatgggctgaatggcctaattctgctcctatgtcttgtggaagGGATGTAGCTGAGAATCATTCAAGCTCTCTGCATCTTCCAGCGGCGTATCTTTGGCAAAAGAGCAGCTCCCCTAGTTCCCTGTCCATGGATCTGTCCAGCCGCAGCGTGCTTGTGAAACAATAGCCTCCCAATGTCCCCTGCTCTTTCAACCCCATCCACAGCAAAGGCAGTGCCCCTCAGGAAACGCCAAAGCACTTTGTTGTTCCTTCCCATGCTTTGTGGCACATCCAGTGGCAACCTcgccatttcttcagcattttcaccTGTGTTTTACccggctgagttgctagctcgacccagcacggatggcaAGCGAGCAAGGGGGCCAGCGGGGTTTGAGCCcgggaccactcgcctcaaagtctggtgcgGATGCAGCTGCACCAACAGCCAGCTAGAAAGCACCTTATAACCAGCGAAGTATCCTGGTAGTTCATTCATTGTCGTAATTTAGGAAACACAACAGTTGATATTCAAGCAACAGGTTCCCTCGGAGTGGTGTTAATGAGATGGTTGATGAGGACTAAACCCTCTGTGGGTAACACCCTGTCGACATTGTGCCTCAGCGTTTCCTACATCCCTCTCTGTGTCTCATTCCAAAGTTCACTACGTCCAGTGGTGTTGGTGTCAGCCTGGATGTCTAGAGTGAGACGAGAACCCTTTATCTTCTGTCTCAGAAACTCTCGTTCAGGTAGCAGTGCAGAGTGTGTTGGGAGATCACCAGGTCGTGAGTGCCCCTTTATAGATGGACAGACATAATAATTCTTCAGTCTTGATGAATAAGTAAGTCAGAAAGTGAGgggaaaggcccttcagcccatcccgTCTGTACCAGCTGCGGGCAGGGAGTGGAAAGTAATCGGCCCAAGCACACATACATACCGGCGGTGATGAatttcagcagcatcacaggcacagagcgtcagagaagcagcattcacaagaaaacctGAATCGATAATAAATGACGGGCAGTtttcacaagaaagaacacagtTAGAACAAATAAAACTTCAAATTtggtgctaaactgtagtgaGGAGGGTTCAAGAACTGACCAGTCGAAGGGACCTGCTGGTGCGAGACTTTAGGCTTCTGAACATCCTGCCTGGTGACATCTGTGAGTTGATGGTCTGGCCCGGGTTGTGGAGATCCTTGAAAATGGATGCTGCCCTCCGTGAGGAGGATTCTGCCCTCCAGAATTCACTAACGATGCTGGGGGAGGGAGAGCCCTTTACAGACCAGATGGGATGAGTTTAAATTTCCATGGTGTGTTtctggggcaaagggcctgttcttgtgctctaCTGATCCTGGTACTCAGGCAATGGAAGTTTCTGTAGTTTTTCCCTGTGCAAAGTGGTTACAGACTGTGTTTGATGCTGGCAGGAACCGGGACGACTCCAGCCAGAAGCTCGTGCGCCACCCTGCCGGGCCAGTTTTCCACCCTGAGCCGACTGGAGAGCCATGGGCCGGGCCGGGCCCGCTCGAGCACCAGGGACTCCTCCTGCCAGACGGAAGAGGTGAAGGTGGTGCCGCCCTCCGTCCGCCGGATCCGGGCGCAGAAGGGTCAGGGGATCGCGGCCCAGCTGTCCGGCTCCTCGGGTGACGTGTCGGTGGACAGCGGCCCCCGGGCCCAGCCGGAGACGCGCTCCCACAGCCTGCCAAGGAGGCTCGGGTCCCGGGTCTCGCTGCGCCGACCGGAGGAGAGTGCCCCGCTGTTCGGGCCCGGCACGCAGGAGATCCGGGAGCCCCAGGAGGCACGGGTGGCCTCGCCCGCTGCCCTGCGCCCCGAGGCCGCGGAGGAGGAGGTGCCGGCGAACCACCGCTCCTCAGCCCGACAGTCACCCGCCTCGGACGCCCCGTCGGGACcgcctccttccccctccccctctgcaATCCTCCTGGCCCCCGTCCCAGGCCGCGAGCGGACCCTGTCGCGCAGTATCTCGCTGAGGAAGACCAGGAAGCCGCCGCCCCCCCCCACGCGCACCGACTCCCTGCGGCGCCGGCCCAAGGGGGGCGGGGACCCGGTGCTCAGCCCGTCGCTGATCGCCAGCCTGCAGCGCTCGCTGCAGAGCGGGGGCGGACTGGGCCGCCAGGAGGCTCCTGGCCTCCCTGCCGGGGCCTCGGCCTGCAGCCCCCAGGAGCCCGACCCCTGGTTTGTCCGCAGCTGCAGTCAGAGCAGCAGCAACAGCAGCGGCCGCTCGACAGGCGGCAGCCGGGCCTGCTCCACGCCGTCGCAGAGCGAGACCAGCAGCCTGCGCTCCGATGGCCCCGAGGCCGAGGGCTGGCGGGCTAACGGCCTGGCCTGGGAGCCGGCCTCCCAGCCCCAGGGCTTCACCTCGCCCTCCAGTGGGTACTCCAGCCAGTGCAACACGCCGACCGGCCCTGGCCCAACGCACCGGGCCTCGCCCCGGCCTGCCAAGCCCAAGGTGCCCGAGCGCAAGTCCTCCCTCCACTCCTCGCTCTCCGCTTCCTCCTCCTCCGCCTCGCTGTCCTCCAGCGCCTCGGAGTCGCGGCCCCCACCCCCAGCTGGTCCCGCTGACCCTCAGCCCTCTGCTGGGGGCCCACTGCCTGCCTTACCCTACACTGCTCCCCAACTACACTTGTTGTCCCCTCCTGGTGCCCAGAGGCTACTTTCAAACCCTCCCACTCGGTCTCGACCGgcttcccccctccccaatgCCCCTGTGCTGTTGTCACCTCCTCCCAACCACCTTCTGCCAACATCAGCCCCTCCCGCTCTCTGTCGAATCAATTCTCCTCCACCTCGTGTGCGTGGTTCAGTTCCTCCCTCGTCACCTCCTCCGCCGCCTCCTCTTCCACAAGcatccccaccccctctccctcctcctgggCCAGCCCCTCCCAATCCTCCTCTGCCCTCGCCACCCCCTCCAGCTCTTTTCGTGACCTCACCCCCTCCGGCCCCTCCTCTGCCCACGTCACCCCCTCCAGCTCTTTTTGTGACCCCACCCCGCCTCACCTCACCCCCTCCGGCCCCTCCTCTGCCCACGTCACCCCCTCCCTGCGCCACACTCCCTGCCCCACCCCCACTGGACCCAAAGGCGTTCTGCAGCGGAGGGAGCCCCCCacgctcccctctccctcccggcGTGGACAGCCCCAAGGCCCCCGCGGGCCCCCTCCTCGTCACGGCCGAGGCCTTGCGCTCGGTGCAGCTGAGGAGAGCGAAGCCTGAGCCCCCGAGGGTGGTCATGCAGCGACCCTCGTCCCCTCGCGGTCCCCTCAGGCACCCTCATCACTCCGGAGGGGAGGTCACTCCCGGCGCAGTTCCGCTGAGTTCAGAGAGCAGGGTCAGCGAGTCCGAGACTACAGCCACGGTCAACGGAGAGCTCCTGTCGATGTCCACGCAGGAGCCTCTGCCCTGTGGCCCCGGCCCCACTGACCGGGTGCAGGCACCGGGACGGGCTCTGACACCCGAGAAGCCCAAACCGCCTGGCAGGACCCCTCCTCCCATTGCCAGGAAGCCCAAGCTCACTCTCCCCGTCCCACCCTCGCACTGGGACCTCAGCGCACACGAGAGGCGGCCGCTGGAAACGGTCTGGAGCCcggcggaggctgagggggtcAGTGGGGAGCTGGACGGGAAGGGCACTCCCCCGGCCGGCAGAGCGGGGGACCAGCCGAAACCCCACGTGTGCGACGTTGATCCAAGGCCCGAGGAAAGCCAGAGAGAGCCCAGAACCCCAGAGTCCTCCCCGACATGGGATCATCTGGGTGGAGGCAGTAGCTCGCCTTGCAAAGAAAATGAACCCGGTGAGATGCGGACaaaaattattttcttcttctttgtCTCTCGTTCTCCATTCGTACACGTCTACTTCCCCAGTTACCTCTTCCTCTGACTTCTGACTGCTTTCTAGTCTTCCAAATACTTACCACCCTCTGGATCCCCCCGCCCCAccttccctccccatctccccgccCCAccttccctccccatctccccaccccaccttcccttcccatcccccccaccccaccttcccttcccatctccccaccccactcttcccttcccatctccccaccccaccttccctccccatctccccaccccaccttcccttcccatcccccccaccccaccttcccttcccatctccccaccccactcctccctccccatctccccaccccaccttcccttcccatctccccaccccactcctcccttcccatctccccaccccactcctccctccccatctccccaccccactcctcccttcccatctccccaccccaccttcccttcccatctccccaccccactcctccctccccatctccccaccccaccttcccttcccatctccccaccccaccttcccttcccatctccccaccccactcctccctccccatctccccaccccaccttcccttcccatctccccacccca comes from Hypanus sabinus isolate sHypSab1 chromosome 12, sHypSab1.hap1, whole genome shotgun sequence and encodes:
- the LOC132403274 gene encoding NHS-like protein 1 isoform X6; this translates as MPVRGIHRGSCRGVRTVSNLDEESRWTVHYKVSLHQQENVFLPSTRSPCVEDLHRQAKVNLKTLLRDCDKLREDGSRSSQYYSQAPLFSSTSSHLAGNHLDEEEGHDQVPAASSPDEEKLFRSRRSKTPVPKDLSEIDVQTNWTKALPLPTPEERMRQQAQAIQTDVIPINVTGESFDRQASCRRSLVHSDSPLRRTTKIKRRRTITGLPEAVQKELGTGTTPARSSCATLPGQFSTLSRLESHGPGRARSSTRDSSCQTEEVKVVPPSVRRIRAQKGQGIAAQLSGSSGDVSVDSGPRAQPETRSHSLPRRLGSRVSLRRPEESAPLFGPGTQEIREPQEARVASPAALRPEAAEEEVPANHRSSARQSPASDAPSGPPPSPSPSAILLAPVPGRERTLSRSISLRKTRKPPPPPTRTDSLRRRPKGGGDPVLSPSLIASLQRSLQSGGGLGRQEAPGLPAGASACSPQEPDPWFVRSCSQSSSNSSGRSTGGSRACSTPSQSETSSLRSDGPEAEGWRANGLAWEPASQPQGFTSPSSGYSSQCNTPTGPGPTHRASPRPAKPKVPERKSSLHSSLSASSSSASLSSSASESRPPPPAGPADPQPSAGGPLPALPYTAPQLHLLSPPGAQRLLSNPPTRSRPASPLPNAPVLLSPPPNHLLPTSAPPALCRINSPPPRVRGSVPPSSPPPPPPLPQASPPPLPPPGPAPPNPPLPSPPPPALFVTSPPPAPPLPTSPPPALFVTPPRLTSPPPAPPLPTSPPPCATLPAPPPLDPKAFCSGGSPPRSPLPPGVDSPKAPAGPLLVTAEALRSVQLRRAKPEPPRVVMQRPSSPRGPLRHPHHSGGEVTPGAVPLSSESRVSESETTATVNGELLSMSTQEPLPCGPGPTDRVQAPGRALTPEKPKPPGRTPPPIARKPKLTLPVPPSHWDLSAHERRPLETVWSPAEAEGVSGELDGKGTPPAGRAGDQPKPHVCDVDPRPEESQREPRTPESSPTWDHLGGGSSSPCKENEPDDVFEESSSSVGDYSEEISTPTRPRTTEDLFAAIHRSKRRILGRKDSEDEFHRAQPPPSPVTPTGALPSPGSLKQAGSIQRSLRKSNTSSDSFKALLLRKGCRPDQGCRMSAAEMLKSSDPRHRPAEPERPAGRRGRNPREEWASHEGPLPKGAGLVGVRYGRSRTPPSAASSRYGSRLHLHRLHSSPMTVIREAEAWEPEEGRRHSESDAVEQGAGPENCDVTRPVGQDCMTSQSGGVAESTTNGEASQERDPITSQSEGVAESATNGGARQDRDFSTSSMATEAPFMIGGHEGHQRKQGD